gataaaatcaagaaataaacaacctaaatcctaatcaaatctaaaatttagaaatgtatttttttatgagaattaaactgagaatgacacgtggaattttttttatgagaattaacgtgagaatgacacgtcactaagaattaacgtgagaatgacacatcactaaatcagcctgatagaagtttttcttttctaatcaTCAATATATTGATTAGGATAGGATATATTGTTAGGATAAGATATATTATTTCTTCATGATAGATTatgataatatattattattattattattattattattattattataagaaTAAGATATATTGATATTATTAGGAAAAGATTTTATTAGTTAGTTGACATTAACATGAAACCTCTAAAATCATAAACTTCAAATATTGTACCTCTCAAATATTGTACCTCTGAATTAATACATTATCAGTAACTATTCAAAGGTTTCAATTTCAACATGCTATTCGtttgctttttttttcaataagaGGTTGATGCACATACATAGGAACAACAAGCATGCACACCCAAATATTAAGCTGACATATTAAAAACTCTTAAAGTTGCGTACACAATGCATAAACCTATATTTTGTgcttaaaatcaattattattTTAGATAACGGAGCAATGACAAACTCCAAACCCTCTAAACCTATTAGTTATAAAGGCTCTAATGCCATGTGATGAACAAACAATATGAAAAGTTTAAATATTTAGGTGAATACGCGTAAATGATttcatattatatttataagGATGCACTAGCTAATTCCCTTGTATAACATTGAATAACGTAAAGCATAAATTTCATGAgatatgaaattaatttttgcAAGAGAAAAAATCCCAACAGTTGAAACCATCATCATCTAAGTTCTTGATTAAGATATTTTAGACATTTGAAATATCTATATTTTCTTTCCTCCTATTTTGTACTTAACTAAACAATGGAAAACCAAAAAACTACcaactctttttcttttcattttctatccGACCATTTTCTCAATCAGCTTTCCCCATCATATTCCTCCAACCTGCATGTCTCTGTCAACAGCTTGAAACCAGTTACTCAGAACCCATCAATCTCAGGAAATGCTTTCCCcctttctcttcttccaccCACCACTTCCCTCCTTGAATCCTGTCATGCAATGGACTTGTTGATCAACAGAATATGAAGCACTGGTCAAGCGCATGAACACGCTAGTCCTTTTATCAATAGAACAACCATCAATCTCAAGCTTCTGTCGCGTGACCATTTCCATCTTTTCACACTTGTAATGGCGTTTCTTCTTTGCACGATTCTTATTTCCTGAAGTAATATGCTTTGAGGAAAAATTTAATCGAGAAAACACACTAGCTCTTTTGTTGGCGTTATCAGCATACATGCCCTTGGGCTGAGGCGATTCTGAATGATTACTTCCATGTGGAGAAGCAATTGAAGAATCATCTAATGTGTTGCTCCCATGTGGAGAAGCAAATAGGTGATCCATTTTCATCTGGTTATACCGCACAAAACTAGGAGCAAATTGTGGTACAGGTACAAAAGAAACTTTATTGCCAAGAAACAACTCTATCTGTTTCTCTTCAGAACACTCATCGGAatcaaacccatcttcttcaatgTCAGAATGTTCTGGTGAAAACAACGGTATAAAGTCTTCAGTGTCTTGGGCAGAAACATGgaagttttctttcttttgtggcAATGTAAGAAGCTCATGTGATTCAATGCCAGCAGCAGAGTCAGCCCTGGATCCCTCTGAATGATCGAAGCCAGGATGTTCAGGATCATAAGCTTCATCACTAGAATTGAGCTTCCTTCCAGTGATTTGAATCTCAGAAAATTTCTCTTTCTCTAGTCCACCTTCAATAGACTCGAATTCATCCTCTCTGTTCTTCCTTTTTTTGTCCTGAAGAGAGTCCATGATTTGAAGTCTTCTTGAGTTGAATAACCACAGAAGACTTTGAATCTGAGAAACAATCAAGAACGGTAAATGTGATACCCAGAGAATGTAAGAACTATGGCTGTATTTTCATTGAACTGAACTATCAAAGTGATACAATGTTTGTATACAAGAGGGAGAGGGCTAAACTATATGACACTAACTGCTTAACAGAATTACAGCCATAGGAGAATACAACTAACAGCAATAACAAATTAACTACAACTTAACAAGAACTGTAAAACATATATATCAAGAAGATTACCCACACCAAATTCTGAGTACACATgtagataaaataaaatgatgcaTAAATGTCCAACCAAATGTTGCAAAAGAGCAGACCTGCTTTTCACACAAACCAAAGTTGAATTTTTTGGTGTCAAAGTAGTTATCTTGAATAGCATCACGAAACTCCTTTTCAGATAGGGGCTCACACGGCCAGATTGTGGTAAATTGAACCTGGTTgataccaacaacaacaacaaaaaaactcaaaGCAATAAGTTTTTTCTAGAAACAAACTATATCATCGAAAATCGATTAAACCCACTACTAAAGAAAATTAATATAGGCAAAATCTATGTGAATGTGAGCTGGAAAAAGGC
This portion of the Lotus japonicus ecotype B-129 chromosome 3, LjGifu_v1.2 genome encodes:
- the LOC130749714 gene encoding uncharacterized protein LOC130749714, which codes for MHSRDLRRRKEVTGRFPECGAIFMSNRSTLEECFERGLLGLPGSASDFVRRVKAGMILFLFEYEDRKLYGVFRAISDGGINIVPHAYTSSGRSFPAQVQFTTIWPCEPLSEKEFRDAIQDNYFDTKKFNFGLCEKQIQSLLWLFNSRRLQIMDSLQDKKRKNREDEFESIEGGLEKEKFSEIQITGRKLNSSDEAYDPEHPGFDHSEGSRADSAAGIESHELLTLPQKKENFHVSAQDTEDFIPLFSPEHSDIEEDGFDSDECSEEKQIELFLGNKVSFVPVPQFAPSFVRYNQMKMDHLFASPHGSNTLDDSSIASPHGSNHSESPQPKGMYADNANKRASVFSRLNFSSKHITSGNKNRAKKKRHYKCEKMEMVTRQKLEIDGCSIDKRTSVFMRLTSASYSVDQQVHCMTGFKEGSGGWKKRKGESIS